A genomic stretch from Candidatus Syntrophosphaera sp. includes:
- the sppA gene encoding signal peptide peptidase SppA — MKATILIVMLILMLPALAFAQDWRDVNLGSLAFPSASIDNLFVPIANPSLLGTGTGSGLGWAHMFDENEFQKHYWFFANLDYLSYVYEYTQDGDKSVNFHTLATGMEFLPRHILPNLYTGANYRWKNNEFGKGAWRTAVTYRPHASSSIAFNWDNPYKEAPQYHAGLAFRPLAFVKSARDYRLELSADMDYSKEEGEYGFRNPVLGINTRVFDGLNLGATYNLDTETAFLTFSISAGKTDLGALASVRENDNFAIPYVHFTDDVFSPFLGLKGRNWYNMKLKGDIVTYKAPKYELGPVKVFSGDAKSIEEVIADLEKAKNDPQISGILLKDPSFSTSYGLRQELADAIRDFKAGGKQFAVYYNNISNTGYMFAASVADQIYLNPMGSVDLRGLMISSPYLHDLLDHLGVDVMNFRSHKYKSAGNMFSEAEMTEAEREVYESLLNSIYGQYVAAMETGRGEKLKQSVRETIDNGPYFLAQDALDAGLVDALIFEDELDKQLKEDFGFSKQRSELPDYKDFSWAKPKESLIAVIYASGNIVMGKGTPGTKIAQETTVKLIRAARNNKNYKGIILRVDSGGGSAQASDIILRELQLAQTDNKKPVIVSMAGVAASGGYYIACGADRIIADPATLTGSIGVIGISFSLPRLYEKIKVNLSTVKVGENADFGSTSRLWTEEEESRMTRFIETVYDDFVGKVDSGRANLSLEEVNELAQGRVWTGEQALANGLIDDLGGLDKAVEHMRDLTGIKGKITLVDATTQQKGFAVQMSGNPFGGLLKSGAVDTILGDYVKLYELYKDFQNESVLMLCPLGAASIQY, encoded by the coding sequence ATGAAAGCAACAATTCTTATCGTGATGCTTATCCTGATGCTGCCAGCCCTGGCCTTTGCCCAGGATTGGAGAGACGTTAATCTCGGCAGCCTGGCCTTTCCCAGCGCCAGCATCGACAACCTGTTCGTCCCCATCGCCAATCCCTCGCTATTGGGCACAGGCACCGGCAGCGGCCTGGGTTGGGCGCATATGTTCGACGAGAATGAATTCCAGAAGCACTATTGGTTTTTCGCCAATCTGGATTACCTGAGCTATGTCTATGAATACACCCAAGACGGCGACAAGAGCGTTAATTTCCACACCCTGGCCACCGGTATGGAGTTCTTACCCAGGCACATTCTGCCCAATCTGTATACGGGAGCCAATTACCGCTGGAAGAACAACGAATTTGGCAAAGGGGCCTGGCGCACAGCCGTCACCTACAGGCCGCACGCGTCCTCATCGATCGCCTTCAACTGGGACAATCCTTACAAGGAAGCTCCCCAATACCATGCCGGGCTGGCTTTTCGCCCCCTGGCCTTCGTTAAATCGGCCAGGGATTACCGCCTGGAATTGAGCGCGGACATGGACTACAGCAAAGAGGAAGGCGAATATGGCTTCCGCAATCCCGTCCTGGGGATCAATACCCGGGTCTTTGATGGCCTGAACCTCGGCGCCACCTACAATCTGGACACCGAGACCGCCTTCCTGACCTTCAGCATCAGCGCCGGCAAGACCGATCTGGGCGCCCTCGCCTCCGTGCGTGAGAATGACAACTTTGCCATACCCTACGTTCATTTCACCGACGACGTGTTCTCGCCATTCCTGGGTTTGAAGGGCAGAAACTGGTACAACATGAAGCTCAAGGGCGACATCGTCACCTACAAGGCGCCCAAATATGAGCTCGGACCGGTTAAGGTCTTTTCCGGAGACGCCAAAAGCATCGAAGAGGTAATCGCCGACCTGGAAAAAGCCAAGAACGACCCCCAGATCAGCGGCATCCTGCTCAAGGATCCGAGCTTCTCCACCAGTTACGGTCTGAGGCAGGAATTGGCGGACGCGATCAGGGATTTCAAGGCCGGCGGGAAACAGTTCGCGGTCTACTACAACAACATCAGCAACACCGGATACATGTTCGCCGCCTCGGTGGCCGACCAGATCTATCTGAATCCGATGGGGAGCGTTGACCTGCGCGGATTAATGATCTCCAGTCCATATTTGCATGATCTTTTGGACCACCTGGGCGTGGATGTCATGAACTTTCGCAGCCACAAATACAAAAGCGCCGGCAACATGTTCTCCGAAGCGGAAATGACCGAGGCCGAGCGCGAGGTTTACGAATCCCTGCTGAACAGCATCTACGGCCAGTATGTGGCGGCGATGGAAACCGGCCGGGGTGAGAAACTGAAACAATCAGTGCGCGAAACCATCGACAACGGGCCCTATTTCCTGGCCCAGGACGCCCTGGACGCTGGTTTGGTGGACGCCCTGATCTTTGAGGACGAACTGGATAAACAGCTCAAGGAAGACTTCGGCTTCTCCAAACAGCGTTCCGAATTGCCCGATTATAAAGACTTCTCCTGGGCCAAGCCCAAGGAAAGCCTGATCGCGGTCATCTACGCGAGCGGCAACATCGTGATGGGGAAGGGCACCCCGGGCACCAAGATCGCCCAGGAAACGACTGTCAAACTGATCAGAGCTGCCCGCAACAACAAGAACTACAAGGGAATCATCCTCCGCGTGGACAGCGGCGGCGGCTCGGCCCAGGCTTCCGACATCATCCTGCGCGAACTCCAGCTTGCCCAAACCGATAACAAGAAACCCGTGATCGTCTCCATGGCCGGAGTGGCCGCTTCCGGCGGATATTACATCGCCTGCGGGGCGGACAGGATCATCGCCGATCCCGCCACCCTCACCGGCTCCATCGGCGTGATCGGGATCTCCTTTTCCCTGCCCAGGCTATATGAGAAGATCAAGGTGAACCTTTCCACCGTCAAAGTTGGCGAGAACGCCGATTTCGGCTCGACCTCACGTCTTTGGACGGAGGAGGAAGAATCCCGCATGACCAGATTCATCGAGACGGTTTATGACGATTTTGTGGGCAAGGTGGATTCCGGCCGGGCCAATCTGAGCCTGGAAGAGGTCAATGAACTTGCCCAGGGCAGGGTTTGGACCGGCGAACAGGCCCTAGCCAATGGATTGATCGACGATCTTGGCGGGCTGGATAAAGCCGTCGAGCACATGCGCGACCTGACCGGCATCAAGGGCAAGATCACTCTGGTGGACGCCACCACGCAGCAAAAGGGATTCGCCGTCCAGATGAGCGGAAACCCCTTTGGCGGCCTGCTGAAGTCCGGCGCCGTGGATACCATCTTGGGCGATTATGTCAAACTCTACGAACTCTACAAAGACTTTCAGAACGAATCGGTGCTGATGCTTTGCCCCCTGGGAGCAGCATCCATCCAATACTGA